The following coding sequences lie in one Cyanobacterium sp. Dongsha4 genomic window:
- a CDS encoding rhodanese-like domain-containing protein, protein MEVGVGFQVSGVRLSASHTTLYLNKNISITKLSNSHKKMINLSPQDFIQLTDKPLLIDVRSGFEYKMFRSPDAINLSLPRILMGSNSWLRSWVLPQWFKDLSYHEPIALICLTAHRSPIAAEALIKTEFNQVYNIEGGMMAWQKEGLPTVKGKK, encoded by the coding sequence ATGGAAGTAGGTGTAGGGTTTCAGGTATCGGGTGTCAGGTTAAGTGCTTCCCACACAACACTCTATTTAAACAAAAATATCTCAATTACCAAATTAAGTAATTCTCACAAAAAAATGATTAACCTTTCGCCACAAGATTTTATTCAATTAACCGATAAACCTCTTTTAATCGATGTTCGCAGTGGTTTTGAATATAAAATGTTTCGCTCTCCTGATGCTATTAATCTCAGTTTGCCTCGAATTTTAATGGGTAGTAATTCTTGGTTACGCTCTTGGGTTCTACCCCAATGGTTTAAAGATTTATCTTACCACGAACCGATCGCACTTATTTGTTTAACGGCTCACCGAAGTCCGATCGCCGCCGAAGCCCTCATCAAAACTGAATTTAACCAAGTTTACAACATAGAAGGGGGAATGATGGCATGGCAAAAAGAAGGATTACCCACTGTCAAAGGAAAAAAATAA
- a CDS encoding arsenic resistance protein has translation MWKILSTFKENLIWSVPGFMIAGIIFGGLLDASFLKVTIVPLTFLMVYPMMINLQIAKVFAGGDFKLQAVTQLINFAIVPFFAFGIGKLFFHDSPLVLLGLLLTSLLPTSGMTISWTGFAKGNLNAAIKMTVIGLIAGSLATPLYAKFLMGAVVEIPLVDVFKQIVIIVFLPMILGFVTKKILIATVGENKYNKNLKQKFPVFSTIGVLGIVFVAMALKAKTILGNPLTVLSFFIPLLIIYGGNFLLSTLIGKFFFNREDAIALVYGTVMRNLSIALAIAITVFGSEKGSEIALIIAMGYIIQVQSAAWYVKLTDKIFGTPLEPLPE, from the coding sequence ATGTGGAAAATATTATCTACTTTTAAAGAAAATCTGATATGGTCAGTACCGGGGTTTATGATCGCAGGGATTATTTTTGGTGGTTTACTAGATGCTAGTTTCCTTAAAGTAACAATCGTACCCCTCACCTTTTTAATGGTTTATCCCATGATGATTAACTTACAAATTGCCAAAGTTTTTGCAGGAGGGGATTTTAAGTTACAAGCGGTCACTCAGTTAATTAATTTTGCGATCGTACCTTTTTTTGCTTTTGGCATCGGTAAATTATTTTTCCATGACAGTCCTTTAGTATTATTAGGATTATTACTAACTTCTCTACTTCCCACCAGTGGCATGACTATTTCTTGGACTGGTTTTGCCAAAGGAAATCTCAATGCGGCGATTAAAATGACGGTGATTGGCTTAATTGCTGGTTCGTTAGCTACTCCCCTTTATGCTAAATTTTTAATGGGTGCAGTGGTGGAAATCCCCCTTGTCGATGTTTTCAAACAAATAGTTATCATTGTCTTTCTGCCCATGATATTGGGATTTGTCACCAAGAAAATTCTCATCGCTACCGTAGGAGAAAATAAATATAATAAAAACCTTAAGCAAAAATTCCCTGTTTTTTCCACTATTGGAGTATTGGGCATTGTTTTTGTGGCTATGGCATTAAAAGCAAAAACCATTCTTGGCAATCCTTTAACAGTGTTATCCTTCTTTATTCCTTTGTTAATTATTTACGGTGGTAATTTCCTTTTAAGTACCCTTATCGGTAAATTTTTCTTTAACCGTGAAGATGCGATCGCACTCGTTTATGGAACAGTAATGCGTAACCTTTCTATCGCTCTTGCCATTGCCATTACCGTATTCGGCTCAGAAAAAGGCTCAGAAATAGCGTTAATTATCGCAATGGGTTATATCATACAAGTACAATCTGCGGCTTGGTACGTCAAATTAACGGACAAAATTTTTGGAACACCATTGGAGCCTTTACCAGAGTAG
- a CDS encoding biopolymer transporter Tol, with translation MFSAVSLNGCTSSNVSSFSTSLNSRYNDEQPAISGDGRWLAMVSNRNGRREILLYDLQLRNFADLPGLNIGNAINDSPSLSRTGRYIAYISSIQGRPDIFIYDRATKQTQLVTQGYRSWLRNPRISPDGRYIVFETAKRGQWDIEVIDLGIRTELDRPDGEVVQ, from the coding sequence GTGTTTTCTGCTGTGAGTTTGAATGGGTGTACTTCCAGCAATGTTTCTTCTTTTTCCACGTCTCTTAACAGTCGCTATAATGATGAACAACCTGCCATTAGCGGTGATGGTCGTTGGTTGGCAATGGTTTCTAATCGTAATGGGCGCCGAGAAATTTTACTCTATGATTTACAGTTAAGAAATTTTGCCGATTTACCCGGTTTAAATATTGGTAATGCGATCAATGATAGTCCTAGCTTAAGTCGTACTGGACGTTACATTGCTTATATTTCTAGCATACAAGGCAGACCAGATATTTTTATTTATGATCGAGCAACAAAACAAACTCAGTTGGTAACTCAGGGTTATCGTAGTTGGTTAAGAAATCCTCGTATTAGTCCTGATGGTCGTTATATAGTTTTTGAAACTGCTAAACGAGGTCAATGGGATATTGAAGTTATTGATTTAGGTATTAGAACAGAACTCGATCGCCCTGATGGGGAGGTAGTACAATAA